The Pelagibaculum spongiae genome has a segment encoding these proteins:
- a CDS encoding SDR family NAD(P)-dependent oxidoreductase translates to MLQDKSILITGCSSGIGLRAAQLLKQRGYKVYASARKAEDVAKLQEQGFIALQLDVTSHQQMDQAIEFICKDNNGRLGALFNNAGYSQVGAVEDLSDEALKAQFETNFFGLVELTKKVLPLMRQAGEGRIIQNSSVFGLASSSFRGAYSASKYALEAWSDALRLELKRSCPNIFVTLVEPGPIVSRVRQNKKIYFEKYIKPGIEQSHYKDTYLKMDQALAMTGRIPFTLEPDSVVESMMHALESRNPKPRYYVTQLTWIYAIAKRILSHRGFDRLASWVGRKEAG, encoded by the coding sequence ATGCTACAAGATAAATCCATTCTGATTACCGGATGCTCTTCAGGGATTGGGCTCAGAGCTGCGCAGCTTTTAAAGCAACGTGGCTATAAGGTTTACGCTAGCGCCCGCAAAGCTGAAGATGTCGCCAAGCTTCAAGAGCAAGGCTTTATCGCCCTACAGTTAGATGTAACCAGCCACCAGCAAATGGATCAAGCGATAGAATTTATCTGCAAAGATAACAACGGTCGGTTGGGTGCCCTGTTTAATAATGCTGGTTATAGCCAGGTCGGTGCAGTTGAAGATTTATCAGATGAAGCGCTAAAAGCACAGTTTGAAACTAATTTTTTTGGTCTGGTCGAGCTAACCAAAAAAGTATTGCCTTTAATGCGTCAAGCCGGTGAAGGGCGAATCATTCAAAACAGTTCAGTATTTGGTTTAGCCTCTTCTTCTTTTCGCGGTGCCTATAGCGCCAGTAAATATGCATTAGAAGCCTGGTCAGATGCTTTACGTTTAGAGCTCAAACGTAGCTGCCCAAATATTTTTGTCACACTGGTAGAGCCAGGCCCAATTGTTAGTCGGGTACGGCAAAACAAAAAAATCTATTTCGAGAAATACATTAAACCCGGTATCGAACAAAGCCATTACAAGGATACTTATCTGAAAATGGATCAGGCATTAGCCATGACCGGTAGAATTCCTTTCACACTTGAGCCCGACTCAGTAGTTGAAAGCATGATGCATGCATTAGAAAGCCGTAATCCAAAGCCTCGCTATTACGTGACGCAATTAACTTGGATTTATGCAATAGCCAAACGCATTTTAAGCCACCGTGGTTTTGACCGACTTGCTAGCTGGGTCGGTAGAAAAGAAGCTGGATAA
- a CDS encoding glutaredoxin family protein, with the protein MAIVRAILGALIIFLNWVFTPKSIKRKADEQAAIDAQSAKLALYHYKACPFCVKVQRSMKRNGLNIATHDAKRSEQAKADLLAGGGKLKVPCLRIEEDNGDVRWMYESKDIIAYLEKRFNSDNAEASAA; encoded by the coding sequence ATGGCGATTGTTCGAGCGATACTAGGCGCATTAATTATATTTTTAAATTGGGTTTTCACCCCAAAAAGCATTAAACGTAAAGCCGATGAACAAGCTGCCATTGATGCCCAGTCTGCGAAGCTAGCCTTGTACCATTACAAAGCTTGTCCATTTTGCGTCAAGGTTCAACGATCCATGAAACGCAATGGGCTAAATATTGCAACGCATGATGCAAAACGTAGTGAACAGGCCAAAGCAGACCTACTCGCTGGCGGTGGAAAACTAAAAGTCCCTTGCTTACGAATTGAAGAAGACAATGGTGATGTGCGCTGGATGTATGAATCTAAGGATATTATTGCGTATTTAGAAAAACGTTTTAATTCTGACAATGCTGAAGCTAGCGCCGCTTAA
- a CDS encoding mechanosensitive ion channel domain-containing protein, producing the protein MSRFFSRLESYFMPRLLLSLLLLAFSVCSYADELDTALGTANRYLQELELSNPTEQQRQQRMQWLDVQQKLQSAKGYQEQLSRLAEQVRQAPDEIKRIRSRLKTALPVNQLSAQQRRDLSSLEQRLIRETASSNGLGLTLSELDNRIETLQGNPGSLQQSLAQSRLQLEDIPEIDALPTNTDELERLQMLAIRMELQARVRLFEQQLASYETRLELNRARRDETNRSYKHQRSLVTIIQQQVAESRRRQAETAKNQTEKASQAASGKHPVIAEAAEINAGYSNQLEQLVAELETSANRKKSLEQSRQLLEETNKILRQQLQLSELGEVVGEVLRSYQDRVPDVYQLRRELLQLERNLIAARLEQSRSKVIYRNLSDLDSSARLLLIGIEKEQQADLFKSLKPLLDDRRELLQQINKRRDAYLTNVLSEDLLLRELLGQSERFSDALGRQLLWTANAEPVDGYFLAQLTQVLQQLFKDVSVESLKKSVADLPQEKITGYLILLLLPLGLWLARKPMQQALSRHESAIGNVREDRFSYTLEALFFPFLIEMPIPLTMLCGALILKRVEEPAVISQLGSALIEISVLLLFMRWALKLVNLGGLVDLHFRWPEPARLKLLYQLRALLVPAILLVGLLVLAEDGPDQLVRNTLGRIVFIILCVVSSAFIWRLLSPKLGVLSHWAERIGQASRGYLRYLIKPVLLTTPIVLALLSIAGYHFTALQLSRHLLLSLAAVVVITLVYNTILRWLMVAERRLRLNQALARRAAVLAARENDDTDEEPSEVDEQQLVDVARVSDQTRGIMKLIAALALLLLASLIWLPLWPALGVLEQQSLWEIADNTVTTADILGMVLMILVTWALVRNLPGLLEILILQRKGVKQGTRYAVVALSRYAVIAIGFVLTLGALGVGWGQVQWLVAALGVGLGFGLQEIFANFISGLILLFERPIRVGDTVTVGDMTGTVSKIRIRATTVVDYDRREIVIPNKLFVTERLINWTLSDNIVRLQLRLTLAHGQSVTHITQTMLQVGQSHPLVMKEPEPMVIMLESNEVGRQFELRIFIEDLMHKVQVTNETYDMLFRALEREGLQLATPKRQIEISQQQLNHHPNLGH; encoded by the coding sequence ATGTCTCGCTTTTTTTCTCGTCTTGAGTCGTATTTCATGCCTCGTTTATTACTCTCCCTGCTATTGCTGGCTTTCAGTGTTTGCTCCTATGCCGATGAACTAGATACTGCACTGGGAACAGCCAATCGTTATTTACAAGAGCTTGAATTAAGCAACCCTACTGAGCAGCAGCGGCAACAACGAATGCAGTGGCTAGATGTGCAACAAAAGCTTCAGTCAGCGAAAGGTTATCAAGAGCAGCTTTCACGATTGGCGGAACAGGTGCGCCAAGCACCAGATGAAATAAAGCGCATTCGTTCGCGGTTAAAAACTGCCTTGCCGGTGAATCAATTGAGCGCTCAACAACGGCGAGACTTAAGTTCGTTAGAGCAGCGGTTAATTCGAGAAACTGCCAGTAGCAATGGTTTGGGTTTAACCCTTTCTGAGCTGGATAATCGAATTGAAACCTTGCAAGGTAATCCGGGTTCGCTGCAGCAAAGTTTGGCGCAAAGTCGGCTGCAGTTAGAAGATATTCCTGAAATTGATGCACTGCCAACAAATACGGATGAGCTTGAACGATTGCAAATGCTGGCAATCCGAATGGAGCTTCAAGCTCGGGTGCGATTATTTGAGCAACAGTTGGCTAGTTACGAAACGCGTCTTGAGCTAAATCGTGCTAGGCGAGATGAAACCAATCGTAGTTATAAACATCAACGATCGCTGGTGACTATTATTCAGCAACAGGTTGCAGAGTCGCGCCGAAGACAAGCTGAAACGGCAAAAAATCAAACAGAAAAAGCTAGCCAAGCAGCCAGTGGTAAACATCCCGTTATTGCTGAAGCCGCTGAAATTAATGCCGGTTATTCTAATCAATTAGAGCAATTAGTTGCAGAACTAGAAACATCGGCGAACCGCAAGAAATCCCTCGAACAATCGCGGCAGCTATTGGAAGAAACCAATAAAATTTTGCGTCAACAGTTGCAGTTATCTGAGTTGGGTGAAGTGGTTGGTGAGGTGCTGCGCTCATACCAAGATCGGGTTCCAGATGTTTATCAGTTGAGGCGAGAGCTATTACAGCTAGAGCGTAATCTGATAGCCGCTCGCTTAGAACAAAGCCGAAGTAAAGTGATTTATCGTAACCTATCAGATTTAGATTCATCAGCTCGTTTATTGCTGATTGGTATAGAGAAAGAGCAGCAAGCAGATTTGTTTAAATCGCTAAAACCATTGTTAGATGACAGAAGGGAGTTGCTGCAGCAAATTAATAAGCGGCGTGATGCTTATTTGACTAACGTGCTCTCAGAAGATTTATTGCTACGGGAGTTGCTTGGTCAATCAGAGCGTTTTTCAGATGCGCTGGGACGACAATTATTATGGACTGCCAATGCTGAGCCAGTCGATGGCTATTTTCTAGCACAACTCACCCAGGTATTACAGCAACTGTTTAAAGATGTCTCGGTTGAATCGCTTAAAAAAAGTGTTGCCGATTTACCGCAAGAAAAAATCACTGGTTATTTAATTTTATTATTATTGCCTTTGGGCTTATGGCTAGCTCGCAAGCCAATGCAGCAAGCGCTGTCTCGCCATGAATCAGCAATAGGTAATGTTCGAGAAGATCGATTTAGCTACACGCTAGAAGCGTTGTTTTTCCCTTTTTTAATTGAAATGCCCATTCCGCTGACCATGCTCTGTGGCGCGTTAATTTTAAAGCGGGTTGAAGAACCTGCGGTTATTAGCCAGCTGGGCAGTGCTTTAATCGAAATTTCAGTGCTTTTACTGTTCATGCGATGGGCGTTAAAACTGGTGAACTTAGGCGGTTTAGTAGATTTACATTTCCGCTGGCCAGAACCTGCTCGACTGAAACTTCTTTACCAGCTACGAGCATTACTGGTTCCAGCTATTTTGCTAGTCGGCTTGCTGGTATTGGCTGAAGATGGCCCTGATCAGCTAGTGCGTAACACTCTAGGCCGTATAGTATTTATTATTTTATGTGTCGTCAGTTCAGCATTTATTTGGCGGTTGTTATCGCCAAAATTGGGTGTGCTGTCCCATTGGGCTGAAAGAATTGGGCAAGCTAGTCGAGGATATTTACGCTATTTGATAAAACCAGTGCTGCTGACGACACCGATTGTCTTAGCGCTGCTATCGATTGCTGGTTACCACTTTACAGCTTTGCAATTAAGTCGCCATCTATTATTGAGTTTGGCTGCGGTAGTGGTGATCACACTGGTTTATAACACCATATTGCGTTGGTTAATGGTTGCCGAGCGGCGATTGCGCTTAAACCAGGCGCTAGCACGCCGAGCTGCAGTTTTAGCGGCTCGAGAAAATGATGACACGGATGAAGAGCCTTCTGAAGTAGATGAGCAGCAGCTTGTTGATGTGGCTCGGGTTAGTGACCAAACTCGCGGAATCATGAAGTTAATTGCCGCTCTGGCATTGTTATTATTAGCCAGTTTAATCTGGTTGCCTTTGTGGCCAGCACTCGGGGTTTTAGAGCAACAGTCCTTATGGGAAATTGCCGATAACACGGTAACCACTGCCGATATTTTGGGTATGGTGCTAATGATTTTGGTGACCTGGGCGCTGGTACGAAACCTGCCAGGTTTGCTAGAAATTTTGATTTTACAACGCAAGGGAGTAAAGCAGGGTACGCGTTATGCGGTGGTGGCGTTATCTCGTTATGCTGTTATCGCAATTGGTTTTGTGCTGACGCTGGGTGCATTGGGTGTTGGCTGGGGGCAAGTTCAATGGCTGGTGGCAGCATTGGGTGTTGGCTTGGGTTTTGGTCTTCAGGAAATTTTTGCCAATTTTATCTCGGGTTTAATTTTATTATTTGAACGGCCAATTCGAGTGGGTGATACCGTCACTGTTGGTGATATGACGGGCACAGTCAGTAAAATCCGGATTCGGGCTACTACGGTGGTTGATTATGACCGGCGAGAAATTGTTATTCCCAATAAGCTTTTTGTGACGGAGCGGCTGATTAACTGGACTTTGAGCGACAATATTGTGCGTTTACAGTTGCGATTGACTTTGGCACACGGACAGTCAGTAACACACATTACTCAGACCATGTTACAAGTTGGCCAGTCTCATCCATTAGTAATGAAAGAGCCTGAACCTATGGTGATCATGCTGGAATCAAATGAAGTGGGGCGACAATTTGAGCTACGGATATTTATTGAAGATTTGATGCATAAGGTACAAGTAACTAATGAAACTTACGATATGTTGTTCAGGGCGTTAGAGCGAGAAGGCTTGCAATTGGCAACGCCTAAGCGGCAAATTGAAATTTCACAGCAGCAGCTAAATCACCATCCAAATTTGGGTCATTAG
- a CDS encoding MATE family efflux transporter, with the protein MPSSKTKKPTHELSILLKLTLPILITQLAQQGMALVDTIMAGRFSAQDLAGIATGAGIWVPLWLLVMGICMATTPSVAQLNGANKRGEIAPLVQQMLWISIPLGILSGLILYFLNQPIMNLLGVSPEIAAPAGQYMQAVAFGVPITIAAQPLRFLSEGMGVIRPIMQASLLAFLINIPLDYLFVFGFADIEGMGGPGCGWATSILMTFSAALWLRNIYRHHNLAPLNFSLKLPAPDWPQIKHQFQVGFPIGSSIFFEISIFSLVTLLLGRLGAITVAANQIAFSATGTLFMIPLSLSMALTIRIGHLLGQGKQQVAYKLGWQGIMTTACWMMASILLIVVFSENIAQFYSEDIQVIALASSLLLYAAMFQLSDGIQVASAGVLRGYKDTAFTMKATMLAYWVIGLPLGYWLAFKQGYLAVGFWYGLIAGLTVAACLLLYRVKKVSSQYLLKAENQSV; encoded by the coding sequence ATGCCCTCCAGTAAAACAAAAAAACCAACCCACGAGCTGAGTATATTACTCAAATTAACCTTACCGATTCTGATTACTCAGTTAGCACAACAAGGTATGGCTTTGGTCGATACCATTATGGCCGGGCGATTCAGCGCCCAAGACCTAGCAGGTATTGCAACCGGTGCTGGAATTTGGGTGCCATTATGGCTATTAGTGATGGGCATTTGTATGGCAACCACTCCCTCAGTTGCTCAATTAAATGGCGCCAACAAACGTGGCGAAATTGCCCCACTAGTGCAGCAAATGCTGTGGATTTCTATTCCACTAGGCATTTTATCTGGGTTAATTCTTTATTTTCTTAATCAGCCGATTATGAATTTACTCGGTGTTTCACCGGAAATTGCCGCACCCGCCGGACAATATATGCAAGCGGTGGCTTTTGGTGTGCCGATTACGATTGCCGCGCAGCCATTACGTTTCTTATCTGAAGGCATGGGTGTAATTCGGCCAATTATGCAGGCAAGCCTGCTGGCATTTTTAATCAACATCCCTCTGGATTACCTGTTTGTATTTGGCTTTGCTGATATTGAAGGTATGGGTGGACCGGGTTGCGGGTGGGCAACCAGTATTTTAATGACTTTCAGTGCCGCATTATGGCTAAGAAATATTTATCGCCACCACAACTTGGCACCATTAAATTTCAGTTTGAAGCTTCCTGCGCCTGACTGGCCGCAAATCAAGCATCAATTTCAGGTAGGTTTTCCTATCGGCAGTTCAATTTTTTTTGAAATCAGTATTTTTTCATTAGTCACATTATTACTGGGCCGATTAGGTGCGATTACCGTTGCCGCCAACCAGATTGCTTTTTCTGCTACTGGCACGCTGTTTATGATTCCGCTGAGTTTATCAATGGCCTTGACCATTCGCATTGGTCATTTACTCGGCCAAGGCAAACAACAAGTGGCTTATAAGCTGGGCTGGCAAGGCATTATGACCACAGCCTGCTGGATGATGGCATCGATCTTATTGATTGTTGTTTTTTCCGAAAACATCGCACAGTTTTACAGTGAAGATATCCAAGTAATCGCACTGGCTTCCAGCTTATTGCTGTATGCCGCCATGTTCCAGTTGTCTGATGGTATTCAAGTCGCCAGCGCCGGCGTATTACGCGGATATAAAGATACCGCCTTCACCATGAAAGCGACCATGCTGGCTTATTGGGTGATTGGTTTGCCACTCGGTTATTGGTTGGCATTTAAACAAGGTTATTTAGCCGTGGGCTTCTGGTATGGACTAATTGCTGGATTAACCGTGGCTGCTTGTTTGCTGCTTTATCGGGTGAAGAAAGTTTCTAGTCAGTACTTGTTAAAAGCAGAAAATCAGTCAGTTTAA
- a CDS encoding alpha/beta fold hydrolase: MSDSTLNKPTAVLCIHGSLSSSRQWAMLSQQLPASYNAITPDLTGYGQSEFPANPKQYDLDFELDQLIANGLPEKFHLIGHSFGGAVAIGLALRYPQRVLSMSLFEPMAIWLLDEQHPGRVDSRTMMDLMAKRIAEGNTLNAAEMFIQYWNHCPTSKALAPSLARTLDVPQVKYPLDNRAACTHHATLNDLRQLTMPIQLIGTPESPLLASAIIELLADTFSNCSKAQVTGGHLAPVTRPGLVNPLLIDFIEQNSVIKKDQQLDCQSPQADRNDRGRVQDQPDLLAFA; this comes from the coding sequence ATGTCAGATTCAACATTGAATAAACCAACCGCGGTTTTATGTATTCACGGTTCTCTGAGTTCATCTCGTCAATGGGCCATGCTGAGCCAGCAACTGCCGGCTTCTTATAATGCGATCACTCCAGATTTAACCGGCTACGGTCAAAGTGAATTTCCTGCAAACCCTAAGCAATATGATCTGGATTTTGAATTAGATCAGCTCATAGCAAATGGACTACCAGAGAAATTTCATTTGATTGGCCATTCGTTTGGTGGTGCAGTCGCCATTGGTTTGGCTTTGCGATACCCGCAGCGGGTTTTGAGCATGAGCTTGTTTGAACCTATGGCGATTTGGCTACTTGATGAACAACACCCTGGGCGAGTTGATAGCCGAACTATGATGGATTTAATGGCGAAAAGAATTGCTGAAGGCAATACTTTGAATGCTGCCGAAATGTTTATTCAATACTGGAACCATTGCCCAACCAGCAAAGCGCTTGCGCCATCGCTAGCCAGAACACTCGATGTGCCCCAGGTGAAATATCCTTTAGACAATCGTGCCGCTTGCACCCATCACGCTACTTTAAATGATTTACGCCAGCTTACGATGCCCATTCAGTTAATTGGCACGCCAGAAAGCCCATTACTAGCCAGCGCGATTATTGAATTATTAGCCGACACTTTTAGCAACTGCAGCAAAGCTCAAGTCACCGGCGGCCATCTGGCTCCAGTAACCCGGCCTGGTCTAGTCAATCCTTTGCTGATCGATTTTATCGAACAAAACAGTGTGATTAAGAAGGATCAGCAGCTTGACTGTCAGTCACCACAGGCCGATCGGAATGACCGAGGTCGCGTTCAGGATCAACCAGATCTCTTAGCTTTTGCTTAA
- a CDS encoding SelT/SelW/SelH family protein, with product MSQPMVRIRYCPRCRWLMRAGWMAQELLNSFEEHLSEVAIGPGEKGQFDIWLDDQLIWSRHEAGRFPELREIKQKLRDLVDPERDLGHSDRPVVTDSQAADPS from the coding sequence ATGTCTCAACCGATGGTACGAATTCGCTATTGCCCACGCTGTCGTTGGTTAATGCGAGCTGGCTGGATGGCCCAGGAATTATTAAACAGCTTCGAAGAACATCTTTCAGAGGTAGCAATTGGCCCGGGTGAAAAGGGACAATTCGATATTTGGCTAGATGATCAATTAATCTGGAGCCGACATGAAGCCGGCCGTTTTCCAGAGTTAAGAGAAATTAAGCAAAAGCTAAGAGATCTGGTTGATCCTGAACGCGACCTCGGTCATTCCGATCGGCCTGTGGTGACTGACAGTCAAGCTGCTGATCCTTCTTAA
- the cls gene encoding cardiolipin synthase, translating into MAEWLGWIGGALSLVYLGAFFAIYDALMTNRTSQGTIAWVIMLVMFPLATLPVYLVLGRQRFVGYVRARRKGERRINLVSQQLEQGLRPYRLDENCQLAAGSEVLQQLVRMPFTRCNKASLLIDGEATFSEIFRVIDSASDYLLLQFYIVRADAIGQLLQQKLIAAAERGVRVMFLYDAFGSFSTPDTYWSTMKQQGVDVVPFSSGRKHRFQINFRNHRKLVLADGCQALVGGHNFGDEYLGKDPNIGRWRDTHLLLEGPSVQSLQLAFVEDWLYAEGKVVQLNWQPQAACDANQQILVLPTGPADELETCGLFFLQLINGAKKRLWISSPYFVPDDQIVSALQLAALRGVDVRILLPQRPDHWLVYLSSFAYLKDALKAGINVYRYLPGFLHQKAILVDDQLAAVGTANLDNRSFRLNFEVMVLVENHSFAEEVSQMLTQDFSNSRKVKLTDLYHRPLWFRIAVRLSRLLSPVQ; encoded by the coding sequence GTGGCTGAGTGGTTGGGTTGGATAGGTGGTGCGCTGTCTCTAGTCTATCTGGGGGCATTTTTTGCTATTTATGATGCTTTGATGACTAACCGAACCTCCCAAGGCACCATTGCTTGGGTAATCATGTTGGTGATGTTTCCATTGGCGACTTTACCGGTGTATTTGGTTTTAGGGCGGCAGAGATTTGTTGGTTATGTTAGGGCGCGCCGCAAGGGTGAGCGTCGAATCAATCTGGTTTCTCAGCAGTTAGAGCAAGGCTTGCGACCTTATCGGTTGGATGAAAACTGCCAACTAGCTGCAGGCAGTGAAGTATTGCAGCAGTTAGTCAGAATGCCGTTTACTCGTTGTAATAAGGCGTCATTACTGATTGATGGTGAAGCAACATTTTCTGAAATCTTTCGGGTAATCGACAGTGCCAGCGATTATTTGCTGCTGCAGTTTTATATTGTTCGTGCCGATGCGATTGGCCAGCTACTGCAGCAAAAATTAATTGCAGCCGCTGAAAGAGGGGTTCGGGTGATGTTCCTCTACGATGCTTTCGGTAGCTTTTCTACGCCAGACACCTATTGGTCGACCATGAAACAACAGGGTGTAGATGTTGTGCCCTTTAGTAGTGGCCGAAAACACCGCTTTCAGATTAATTTCCGTAATCATCGAAAGTTGGTGTTGGCAGATGGTTGTCAGGCTTTAGTGGGAGGACATAATTTCGGTGATGAGTATCTAGGCAAAGATCCTAACATTGGCCGCTGGCGTGATACCCATTTGTTGCTAGAAGGGCCGTCAGTGCAAAGTCTTCAGTTAGCGTTTGTCGAAGATTGGTTGTATGCCGAAGGAAAAGTGGTGCAGTTGAACTGGCAGCCTCAAGCCGCTTGTGATGCGAATCAACAAATTCTGGTGTTGCCGACAGGCCCTGCCGATGAACTGGAAACTTGTGGCCTATTCTTTTTGCAATTAATTAATGGTGCAAAAAAACGCTTGTGGATTTCCAGCCCCTATTTCGTTCCGGATGATCAAATTGTTTCGGCGCTTCAGTTGGCAGCCTTACGTGGGGTTGATGTCAGAATTCTTTTGCCACAGCGCCCAGACCACTGGCTAGTTTATTTATCCAGTTTTGCTTATTTGAAAGATGCTTTAAAGGCAGGGATCAATGTTTATCGCTACTTGCCAGGGTTTTTGCATCAAAAAGCGATTCTGGTGGATGATCAATTAGCAGCAGTCGGTACGGCCAATTTAGATAACCGTTCCTTTAGACTGAATTTTGAAGTGATGGTGTTAGTCGAAAATCACAGTTTTGCTGAAGAAGTGTCGCAAATGCTCACTCAAGATTTTTCTAATAGTCGCAAGGTTAAACTCACCGATTTATATCATCGTCCGCTGTGGTTTCGAATTGCAGTGCGCCTTTCTCGGCTTTTATCACCGGTTCAATAG
- a CDS encoding GNAT family N-acetyltransferase encodes MTPETSLLQWPETGLFERFLKANGQSESCGRKEKHLVLRLDSERLKGEIVAGFRLCPFANRNPDGSIESSCWLIRNMLVAEAHRGSGYGHLLLQHLIKQQTTLLENQACYAFPWQWLHDFYGQNRFVDCQTVPKPLQQVWKGLQNASKQVDAMMLLTD; translated from the coding sequence ATGACGCCTGAAACTTCCCTCCTTCAATGGCCTGAAACCGGTTTGTTTGAACGTTTTCTAAAGGCTAATGGTCAGTCTGAATCTTGTGGTCGTAAGGAAAAACACTTGGTGCTTCGCCTTGATAGTGAGCGTCTCAAAGGTGAAATAGTTGCCGGTTTTCGTCTCTGTCCTTTTGCCAATAGAAATCCAGATGGATCGATTGAATCGTCATGCTGGTTAATTCGTAATATGTTGGTAGCTGAGGCTCACCGAGGTTCTGGTTACGGACATTTGCTGTTGCAGCATCTTATCAAGCAGCAAACTACCTTGTTAGAAAATCAAGCTTGCTATGCCTTTCCTTGGCAGTGGTTGCATGATTTTTATGGACAAAACCGATTTGTTGATTGCCAAACTGTACCCAAGCCATTGCAGCAAGTATGGAAAGGGCTGCAGAATGCCTCTAAGCAAGTTGATGCGATGATGTTATTGACTGATTAA
- a CDS encoding substrate-binding periplasmic protein: protein MHRYFAFLFVILSSLFSSAQALEVCYEDRPNPPDYYGSGAKVPEHPGANIELMQQLGQQLNLNIKFRRLPWRRCMLLLKQGRVDVIPGMGYLESRENFAVYPMQGSGIDASYRLGNGAFYFYRRKNSQVEWNGRKLKKLKGKVGFVSGYSVEKALNNDDLAAEGARHQQQNLEKLLRGHIGLMVGYNSMVDVVMRQKPELMDQIEKVYPAYQTYNYYLVFSHQYASAKPLMHKKIWAALEKIRESTRHQSILHQYQTGVLP from the coding sequence GTGCATCGTTATTTTGCTTTCTTATTTGTGATTTTATCTAGTCTATTTTCTTCTGCTCAAGCTTTAGAAGTTTGCTACGAAGATCGCCCTAATCCACCTGATTATTATGGTTCTGGAGCCAAAGTTCCTGAGCATCCGGGTGCCAATATTGAATTAATGCAGCAGTTAGGGCAGCAGCTTAATTTAAACATTAAGTTTCGCCGATTGCCTTGGCGCCGTTGTATGTTGCTACTCAAGCAGGGGCGAGTCGATGTTATTCCTGGTATGGGTTATTTAGAATCACGTGAAAATTTTGCGGTTTATCCAATGCAAGGATCTGGGATAGATGCAAGCTATAGGCTAGGCAATGGTGCTTTTTATTTTTACCGTCGCAAAAATAGCCAAGTAGAATGGAATGGTCGAAAATTAAAAAAATTGAAAGGCAAGGTTGGTTTTGTTTCGGGTTATTCTGTTGAAAAGGCTTTAAATAATGATGACTTAGCAGCAGAAGGCGCCCGTCATCAGCAGCAAAATTTGGAAAAGCTATTACGTGGCCATATAGGCTTAATGGTGGGTTACAACAGTATGGTTGATGTTGTTATGCGTCAAAAGCCTGAATTAATGGATCAAATTGAAAAAGTATATCCCGCTTATCAAACTTATAATTACTACCTCGTCTTTTCTCACCAATATGCTTCAGCAAAGCCTTTGATGCATAAGAAAATTTGGGCTGCATTGGAAAAAATTAGAGAATCTACTCGTCATCAGTCGATTTTGCATCAATACCAAACTGGGGTGCTGCCTTAG